Proteins co-encoded in one Deltaproteobacteria bacterium genomic window:
- a CDS encoding Rieske 2Fe-2S domain-containing protein gives MARRPVGKRVGRREDFPDGAARKFSLRCRGESLEGFVFGFQGELFAYVNRCRHVSLPLDWVDSEFFTEDERYLICANHGALYEPTTGECLWGPCHGEWLRRVPLKVEAGTVRAFCPEDD, from the coding sequence ATGGCGCGACGACCTGTGGGCAAGCGGGTCGGCCGCCGGGAGGACTTTCCCGACGGCGCGGCCCGGAAATTTTCGCTCCGCTGCCGCGGAGAGAGCCTCGAAGGATTCGTTTTCGGGTTCCAGGGTGAGCTGTTCGCCTATGTGAACCGCTGCCGGCACGTGTCCTTGCCGTTGGATTGGGTGGACAGCGAGTTCTTCACCGAGGATGAACGCTACCTGATCTGCGCCAACCACGGTGCGCTGTACGAGCCCACCACGGGAGAGTGTCTTTGGGGGCCGTGCCACGGGGAGTGGCTGCGGAGGGTCCCGCTCAAGGTGGAGGCGGGCACCGTTCGAGCCTTCTGCCCGGAAGACGACTGA
- a CDS encoding 3'(2'),5'-bisphosphate nucleotidase CysQ, protein MALGREYEAASEAAREAGGIIARLYRGEYQVTEKSRGNPVTTADLMANRTIREILGTRFPDDAWLSEEDADNPDRLGKRRVWIVDPLDGTREFIRGIPEFCVSIGLAVDGAAVLGVIYHPLHEELFGAVAGGGAWLNTGGSPAPLSVASNGDDRRLSLLISRSEPRRRLDELAREFELEPMGSIAYRLAAVARGRADATLTFRRVKEWDVCAGIVLVEEAGGRTATGEGERPVFNRPEPVLQQLVAGSKSSNDRIRTLLARLPGKA, encoded by the coding sequence GTGGCGCTCGGGAGGGAGTACGAGGCAGCTTCGGAGGCGGCGCGGGAGGCGGGAGGCATCATCGCCCGGCTCTATCGCGGCGAGTACCAGGTGACGGAAAAATCCCGCGGCAACCCGGTGACCACCGCCGACCTCATGGCCAACCGGACCATCCGCGAGATCCTCGGAACACGCTTTCCGGACGACGCGTGGCTCTCGGAGGAGGACGCGGACAATCCCGACCGGCTGGGCAAGCGCCGGGTGTGGATCGTGGACCCGCTGGACGGCACGCGCGAGTTCATCCGCGGCATCCCCGAGTTCTGCGTTTCCATCGGCTTGGCGGTGGACGGAGCCGCGGTCCTGGGAGTGATCTACCATCCGCTGCACGAGGAGCTTTTCGGCGCGGTGGCGGGAGGCGGTGCATGGTTGAATACGGGGGGCTCCCCTGCGCCGCTCAGCGTGGCGAGCAACGGCGATGACCGGCGCCTGTCCTTGCTCATCAGCCGGTCGGAGCCGCGCCGGCGCCTGGACGAGCTGGCGCGGGAGTTCGAGCTGGAGCCCATGGGCAGCATCGCCTACCGTCTCGCCGCGGTGGCCCGGGGCCGCGCCGATGCGACCCTGACGTTTCGTCGGGTCAAGGAGTGGGACGTGTGCGCTGGCATCGTCCTCGTCGAGGAGGCCGGGGGCCGAACCGCCACCGGGGAGGGGGAGCGGCCCGTGTTCAACCGGCCGGAGCCGGTGTTGCAGCAGCTCGTGGCCGGGAGCAAGTCATCCAACGACAGGATTCGGACGCTGCTCGCCCGATTGCCGGGCAAGGCTTGA
- the efp gene encoding elongation factor P, giving the protein MINATALRPGMIIIYDDDLYRVTAVKHLTPGKGHGFMQTKLKNLRSGVGTEHKFRSDDRVDRATLESREMQYLYAEDDRHNFMDTESYEQTELSSEEVGDILPFLLPNQVVNVELYEGSPVGVSLASAVELEVVETEPSMKGATASASYKPARLETGVTVQVPPFIQVGDRIRVDPSEGKYIERAK; this is encoded by the coding sequence ATGATCAACGCGACAGCGCTGCGACCCGGCATGATCATCATCTACGACGACGACCTCTACCGGGTTACCGCCGTAAAGCATCTCACCCCCGGCAAGGGCCACGGCTTCATGCAGACCAAGCTCAAGAACCTGCGCAGCGGCGTGGGCACCGAGCACAAGTTCCGCTCCGACGATCGGGTCGACCGGGCCACCCTTGAGAGCCGTGAGATGCAGTACCTCTACGCCGAGGACGACCGTCACAACTTCATGGACACCGAGAGCTACGAGCAGACGGAACTCTCGTCCGAGGAGGTGGGGGACATCCTGCCTTTCCTCCTGCCCAACCAGGTGGTGAACGTGGAGTTGTACGAGGGCAGTCCCGTGGGAGTGAGCCTTGCCTCGGCCGTGGAGCTGGAGGTGGTGGAGACGGAGCCGTCCATGAAGGGAGCTACCGCGTCCGCATCCTACAAGCCCGCCCGGCTGGAGACCGGCGTGACGGTGCAGGTGCCGCCGTTCATCCAGGTGGGTGATCGGATTCGGGTGGATCCGTCAGAAGGAAAATATATCGAGCGGGCGAAGTAG
- a CDS encoding Rieske 2Fe-2S domain-containing protein, which produces MELTLYASAVFLAVYLVALTVRRLRFRRDRVRMRSEARAGGKVVAAVDELPAGTVKKFWLICGKYRIDCFVINHAGRFHAYINSCRHLVTPLDFVRYQFFTEDGRHLICATHGALYDPATGLCVDGPCEGLSLYSLPVVVDRGEIVVRCPAGDFSFLHEVAD; this is translated from the coding sequence ATGGAACTGACCCTCTATGCATCGGCCGTGTTCCTGGCCGTGTATCTCGTGGCGTTGACCGTGCGGCGGCTGCGCTTCCGGCGCGACCGCGTGCGCATGCGAAGCGAGGCGCGGGCGGGCGGAAAGGTGGTGGCGGCCGTGGACGAGCTGCCGGCGGGGACGGTGAAGAAGTTCTGGCTCATCTGCGGCAAGTACCGGATCGATTGCTTCGTGATCAATCACGCCGGGCGGTTCCATGCCTACATCAACAGTTGCCGCCATCTTGTGACGCCGCTGGACTTCGTCCGCTACCAGTTCTTCACCGAGGACGGCCGGCACCTGATCTGCGCCACCCACGGCGCCCTCTATGATCCCGCGACGGGGCTTTGCGTGGACGGTCCGTGCGAGGGACTCTCGCTTTATTCCCTGCCGGTGGTTGTGGACCGGGGCGAGATCGTTGTACGTTGTCCGGCCGGGGACTTTTCCTTTCTGCACGAGGTGGCGGACTGA
- a CDS encoding HAD-IA family hydrolase — protein sequence MTPPDPAPTTKAVFLDAAGTLFESVKPVAMTYAELARQYGKDVPFEEVSRRFRECFAGAPPMAFPETDGARLVALERGWWRDVVWNVFESTGPFPRFDDYFGALFAYFARADSWALFDDTETVLKGLKARGLILVMISNFDSRVLKIVRGLGIADYFDSVFISSSAGFAKPEAGIFRLALERHGIAAHEAVHVGDSPETDVEGARNAGVRPVLLDRSGGLESDGIARIRVLGELMSLL from the coding sequence ATGACACCCCCCGACCCGGCCCCGACAACCAAGGCTGTCTTCCTGGACGCCGCCGGAACCCTGTTCGAGTCCGTCAAGCCCGTCGCCATGACCTACGCGGAGCTGGCGCGGCAGTACGGCAAGGACGTGCCCTTCGAGGAGGTGTCGCGGCGCTTCCGCGAGTGCTTCGCCGGCGCCCCGCCCATGGCGTTCCCGGAAACCGACGGCGCGCGCCTGGTGGCGCTGGAGCGGGGCTGGTGGCGCGACGTGGTCTGGAACGTGTTCGAGTCCACGGGCCCGTTCCCGCGCTTCGACGACTATTTCGGCGCGCTGTTCGCCTACTTTGCCCGCGCCGATTCGTGGGCGCTGTTCGATGATACCGAGACGGTCCTGAAAGGGCTCAAGGCGCGCGGCCTCATCCTCGTGATGATCTCGAACTTCGACTCGCGGGTGCTGAAGATCGTCCGTGGGCTGGGCATCGCGGACTACTTCGACTCGGTGTTCATCTCCAGCAGCGCCGGTTTCGCCAAGCCCGAGGCCGGCATCTTCCGGCTGGCGCTGGAGCGCCACGGCATCGCCGCGCACGAGGCCGTGCACGTGGGCGACAGCCCCGAGACCGACGTGGAGGGTGCGCGCAACGCCGGTGTCCGCCCCGTGCTGCTGGACCGGAGCGGCGGGCTCGAAAGCGACGGCATCGCGCGCATCCGCGTCCTCGGCGAGTTGATGAGTCTGCTTTAG
- a CDS encoding histidine triad nucleotide-binding protein yields the protein MADCLFCGIASGEIPAGIVYRDDSVLAFRDIDPKAPVHILIIPLRHIGSLAELEPGDGEVLGHATEVARQVAVDQGVAESGFRLVVNTGRDAAQSVHHVHLHLLGGRSLAWPPG from the coding sequence GTGGCAGACTGCCTGTTCTGCGGCATCGCGAGCGGGGAAATCCCCGCCGGCATCGTGTACCGGGACGACTCGGTGCTTGCGTTCAGGGACATCGACCCCAAGGCGCCGGTGCACATCCTGATCATCCCCCTCAGGCACATCGGCAGCCTGGCGGAACTTGAGCCGGGGGACGGCGAGGTGCTGGGGCACGCGACGGAGGTAGCCCGGCAGGTTGCGGTGGACCAGGGCGTGGCCGAGAGCGGGTTCCGCCTGGTGGTGAACACCGGCCGGGACGCGGCCCAAAGCGTCCATCACGTTCATTTGCACCTGTTGGGCGGCCGGTCGCTGGCGTGGCCGCCGGGGTGA